The genomic region CTGGGCCTTGGCAAGCTGATTGCCTTTTATGACGACAACGGCATCTCCATCGACGGCCATGTTGAAGGCTGGTTTACCGACGACACCGCCAAGCGTTTTGAAGCCTACGGCTGGCAAGTGGTGCGGGACGTGGATGGCCACTCCGCTGACGCCATCAAGGCTGCTATCGAAGAAGCGCGCAGCGACTTGACCCGCCCGACCCTTATCATCACCAAAACCATCATCGGTTTTGGTAGCCCCAACAAGGCCGGCAGCCACGACTGTCACGGCGCCCCCCTGGGTGACGACGAAATTAAAGCCGCGCGCGAATTCCTCAAATGGGACTACGCGCCTTTTGAAATTCCGGCCGATATCTACGCCGGTTGGGACGCCAAAGAAAAAGGCACCAAGGTCGAGAGCGACTGGAACGCCAAGTTTGACGCCTATGAAGCCGCCTTCCCGGAACTGGCCAGCGAATTTGTACGCCGCCAAAACGGTGAGCTGCCGGCCGATTTTGCCGCCAAGGCCGAGGCCTACATCCAGGCCTGCCAGGAAAAAGGCGAGAAGATTGCTACCCGTAAGGCGTCCCAGAACGCCATCGAAGCCTATGCGGCCCTGCTGCCGGAATTCATGGGCGGCTCTGCCGACTTGGCCGGTTCCAACCTGACCCTGTGGTCCGGCTCCAAACCGCTGACCAAAGACGACGCCTCCGGCAACTACATTTGGTACGGGGTGCGCGAGTTCGGCATGAGCGCCATCATGAACGGTATCGCCCTGCACGGCGGTTTCATTCCTTACGGCGCCACCTTCCTGATGTTTATGGAATACGCCCGTAACGCCGTGCGCATGGCGGCGCTGATGAAGCAGCGCTCCATCTTCGTTTACACCCATGATTCTATCGGCCTGGGCGAAGATGGCCCCACCCACCAGCCGGTGGAGCAAGTGGCCAGCCTGCGCCTGACCCCCAACATGAGCACCTGGCGCCCGGCCGACACCGTAGAAAGCGCTGTGGCCTGGCTGCACGCCGTTGAGCGCGCCGATGGCCCCACCGCCCTTATCTTCAGCCGTCAAAACCTGCCTTGCCTGCCCCGCAGCGCCCAGCAGATAGCCGATGTGCGTAAAGGCGGTTACATCATCAAGGACAGCGAAGGCACCCCGGAGATCATCCTCATTGCCACCGGTTCCGAAGTGGAACTGGCACTGAACGCTGCCGAGGTATTGGCCGGTAAAGGCCGCGCCGTGCGCGTGGTGTCCATGCCTGCTACCGATGTCTTCGATGCCCAGAGCAAAGAATACAAAGAGTCGGTGCTGCCGGCGGCCGTCACCAAGCGGGTGGCCATCGAAGCCCTTATCGCCGACTACTGGTACAAATACGTGGGCCTGAACGGCGCCGTAGTGGGCATGACCACCTTTGGTGAGTCGGCCCCGGCCGGAGAGCTGTTCAAGCTGTTCGGCTTTACTGTCGAGAACGTCGTCAGCGTTGCTGAGGGCCTGTAAGGTAGCAAAGGCAGGCCGGTGGCCTGCCTTTTTTCAAGGAAGCACATGAGCTATTCGGTTGCCATCAATGGCTTTGGGCGCATCGGCCGTGCCGTGCTGCGCGCTCTTTTTGAACGCAACCTGCTGGGCGAGCTGAAGGTAGTGGCGGTGAACGATCTCGCCGAACCTGCCGCCATGGCCCACCTGTTCAAATACGACTCCACCCATGGCCGCCTGGATGCGCCCATGCGTCTGGAGGGTTCCACCTTTTATCTTGGCGAGCATGCCATTGAGCTGCTGAGCGAACCTGATCCGGAAAAACTGCCGCTGGCGGATGTGGACTTGGTGATCGATTGCACCGGGGTGATCCGCCACCATCTCGATGCCGAGGCTTACTTGCTGGCTGGCGCCAAGAAAGTGCTGCTGTCCAACCCCGCTGATGAGGGCGTGGACGCCACCGTGGTGATGGGGGTTAACGACGGCGAGCTTAAAGCCAGCCACCGTATCGTCTCCAACGCCTCTTGCACCACCAACTGCCTGGTGCCGGTGGTACAGCTGCTGGATGAGGCCTTTGGCATAGAACGGGGCCTTACTACCTCTATCCATGCCGCCATGAACGACCAGCAGGTGCTGGACAGCTATCAGCCCAACCTGCGCCTGAGCCGGGCCATGAGCCAGTCGATGGTGCCGGTGGATACCCAACTGGGCCGAGGTGTTGGCCGGGTACTGCCCAAGTTCAAAGACAAGTTCGAAGCGATCTCGGTGCGGGTGCCCACCATTAACGTGTCGGCTCTGGACTTGAGCCTGCAGATGGCTGGTGAAGTGACGGTGGACGCCGTCAACGCCCTGTTGCAGCAGGCCGCTCTTGGCCGCTTTAAGGGCATTTTGGAATTCACCACGGCGCCGCTGGTGTCGGTGGACCACAACCATAACCCTCATTCGGCGATCGTCGACGGCACCCAAACCCGGGTGACCGATGGCAGCCTCTTAAAACTGCTGCTGTGGTTCGACAATGAATGGGGCTTTGCCAACCGGTTGGTGGACACCGCCCACTGCTGGCTTTCAAAACCTGTTAACTGATTATTCTCTGCGAGGATGCACTGATGGCCGTCATCAAGATGACAGACCTGGATCTGGCCGGTAAAAGGGTCCTGATCCGCGAAGATCTCAACGTGCCCGTCAAGGACGGCAAAGTCACTTCCGATGCCCGTATCCAGGCGGCGCTGCCCACCATTCAACTGGCCCTGGACCAAGGCGCCAAGGTGCTGGTAATGAGCCACCTGGGCCGCCCGGAAGAAGGCGTCTTTGACGAAGAAAGCTCTTTGCAGCCGGTGGCCGACTACCTGCAGGATCTGCTGGGTGTGCCGGTGCGCCTGGTGCGCGACTACCTCGGTGGTGTTGATGCCAAAGCCGGGGAAGTGGTGCTGCTGGAGAACGTGCGCTTTAACAAGGGCGAGAAGAAAGACGACGAGCAGCTTGCTAAGCAATACGCCGCCCTGTGCGACGTGTTCGTGATGGACGCCTTCGGCACCGCCCACCGCGCCCAGGCCTCCACCCACGGCGTGGGCAAGTTTGCCGCTGTGGCCTGCGCCGGTCCCTTACTGGCCGCCGAACTGGACGCCCTTGGCAAGGCCCTGAAAGCGCCCCAACGTCCGCTGGTGGCCATCGTTGCTGGCTCCAAGGTGTCCACCAAACTGGATGTGCTTAACAGCCTTGCCGATATCTGTGACCAGGTCATCGTCGGCGGCGGTATCGCCAATACCTTCCTGGCGGCGGCCGGCAAACCCATGGGTAAATCCCTTTATGAGGCCGACCTGCTCGATACCGCCCGGGCCTTGATGGACAAAGTGGCCATTCCGCTGCCCACCGATGTGGTGGTGGCCAAGGCCTTTAGTGAGGACGCCGAAGCCACCATCAAGGCGGCCGAGGACGTTAGCGATGACGACATGATCCTCGATATCGGCCCCGACAGCGCCAAGGCCCTGGCCGAGCTTTTGAAATCTGCCAAAACCATCCTCTGGAATGGCCCGGTAGGGGTGTTCGAGTTCGACCAGTTCGGTAAAGGCACCGAAGTGCTGGCCAAGGCCATCGCCGAGTCTGACGCCTTTTCCATTGCCGGTGGTGGCGACACCCTGGCGGCCATCGACAAGTACGGCATCAAGAGCCAGGTATCCTACATTTCTACTGGCGGCGGCGCCTTCCTCGAGTTTGTCGAGGGCAAGGTACTGCCGGCAGTGGCCATGCTGGAA from Gallaecimonas pentaromativorans harbors:
- a CDS encoding glyceraldehyde 3-phosphate dehydrogenase NAD-binding domain-containing protein, giving the protein MSYSVAINGFGRIGRAVLRALFERNLLGELKVVAVNDLAEPAAMAHLFKYDSTHGRLDAPMRLEGSTFYLGEHAIELLSEPDPEKLPLADVDLVIDCTGVIRHHLDAEAYLLAGAKKVLLSNPADEGVDATVVMGVNDGELKASHRIVSNASCTTNCLVPVVQLLDEAFGIERGLTTSIHAAMNDQQVLDSYQPNLRLSRAMSQSMVPVDTQLGRGVGRVLPKFKDKFEAISVRVPTINVSALDLSLQMAGEVTVDAVNALLQQAALGRFKGILEFTTAPLVSVDHNHNPHSAIVDGTQTRVTDGSLLKLLLWFDNEWGFANRLVDTAHCWLSKPVN
- the tkt gene encoding transketolase; the protein is MPSRRQLANAIRALSMDAVQKAKSGHPGAPMGMADIAEVLWNDYLSHNPQNPQWFDRDRFVLSNGHGSMLIYSLLHLSGYDLGIDDLKQFRQLHSRTPGHPEYGYAPGVETTTGPLGQGITNAVGMAIAEKSLAAQFNRPGHDLVNHFTYAFLGDGCLMEGISHEACSLAGTLGLGKLIAFYDDNGISIDGHVEGWFTDDTAKRFEAYGWQVVRDVDGHSADAIKAAIEEARSDLTRPTLIITKTIIGFGSPNKAGSHDCHGAPLGDDEIKAAREFLKWDYAPFEIPADIYAGWDAKEKGTKVESDWNAKFDAYEAAFPELASEFVRRQNGELPADFAAKAEAYIQACQEKGEKIATRKASQNAIEAYAALLPEFMGGSADLAGSNLTLWSGSKPLTKDDASGNYIWYGVREFGMSAIMNGIALHGGFIPYGATFLMFMEYARNAVRMAALMKQRSIFVYTHDSIGLGEDGPTHQPVEQVASLRLTPNMSTWRPADTVESAVAWLHAVERADGPTALIFSRQNLPCLPRSAQQIADVRKGGYIIKDSEGTPEIILIATGSEVELALNAAEVLAGKGRAVRVVSMPATDVFDAQSKEYKESVLPAAVTKRVAIEALIADYWYKYVGLNGAVVGMTTFGESAPAGELFKLFGFTVENVVSVAEGL
- a CDS encoding phosphoglycerate kinase, with the translated sequence MAVIKMTDLDLAGKRVLIREDLNVPVKDGKVTSDARIQAALPTIQLALDQGAKVLVMSHLGRPEEGVFDEESSLQPVADYLQDLLGVPVRLVRDYLGGVDAKAGEVVLLENVRFNKGEKKDDEQLAKQYAALCDVFVMDAFGTAHRAQASTHGVGKFAAVACAGPLLAAELDALGKALKAPQRPLVAIVAGSKVSTKLDVLNSLADICDQVIVGGGIANTFLAAAGKPMGKSLYEADLLDTARALMDKVAIPLPTDVVVAKAFSEDAEATIKAAEDVSDDDMILDIGPDSAKALAELLKSAKTILWNGPVGVFEFDQFGKGTEVLAKAIAESDAFSIAGGGDTLAAIDKYGIKSQVSYISTGGGAFLEFVEGKVLPAVAMLESRG